The DNA sequence TTCACATAGGGCTGCGGCACTGGCCATCCGGGCCATCGCTGGCAAGGGGCTCAACATGGAGGCGGTCGATGAAGGTCCTGTACGCCGCCTCGGTGCTCATTGTAGCGAGGTCCACATTCCGCTTGGCGGAAGGCATCCTCGGCCCGGATGGATATCCACAAGGACATGAATGGACGCTGTATGTGTTTGACGGGCTGCCGATGCTCTGCGTCATGGGTATCTTTGCGGGCTGGTTCCCAGGGGCTGAGGGTGGGCGGGGATCTCACGGGGATGACGAAGGGTGGCAGCTGGAGACGATGGACGCGTGGCCGTCATATGAGAGCCCTACATGAGGGGCCATCGATACGGAAGCAGCCGTGGGATAATTTCCGGGGTGTTCAGAGCCTCTGCGGAGAAATTGGGTGATCAATTAAGCTTGAATTTGTAATGTTGTCAAGATTGATGGTCTGACGGTGAGCCTGTGTAGACGAGTATCATGGGTTACGTGGAAGATGGATGACGTAAACCCAGAGATTGTGGCTCATGTaggagaaggagcaggagcgATGAGCGTTGAAACTCAAGAGTCGAGTTCTTGCAGAGAGGCTCGGACCTTCCCTGGCCGTTTGTATGAACAGCCACAAGACGGAAAGCGGAAGCGACAGGGATGGCTTCTAATTCTGGATAGGGCAGGACAGGATCGTACCTGACAGGTGTGGCTCCGTGGCTCTGGTCTGGTCAGTGGTTACTTCCCAACACAGTCAAGGCCCGATAAAACCATGAACCGATTCGATTAATGGGGCCGCAAGGGATGGAAGGTGCTTGGAGCATGGATTGATCCTTTTCAACTGTGCTCTTTCCCTGCTTTGCCTTACATTAAGCGTCGCGCCTTCCTACTGCGTACCGTACCGTGCCTGCTCCATCAGCCAGTCTGACTAAACCGCCGCATTTTTGCTAGAGCCAGCACTGTCAAGCCATTCCGCAAAAACTTGACCAAAACAAACCAACGAAGGGCGCTTTGATCATTCACGACGACGCGACCAGGACAAACTGTTTGACGAGGGCGCCACTTACTCTCAACGGCCAAGACAATGGGCGCTTTCTTTAGCTGACCAAGACGACATTGGCAAGAAGCCCTCCCCTCTCATCGCCGCGCCTGCGCCCCTGAACTCCCCTCCTATCCCCTGCAATGCCCCCGCGTTCGGCTGCGGAGGCCAaaggctccggctccggctccggcgCCGCCACGGCCAAGCTCCGTCGCGCTCATCGGAAGTCGCGCAACGGCTGCTGGGAGTGTAAGCGGAGGCATATCAAGTGCGATGAGAGCCGTCCGGCCTGTAGCAACTGCGTCGTCAGTGAGCGATCATGCTCCTTCCCGCCCtcgacagcagcaacagctgCCACTCCAGCCGCACCTCAAACTCCGGCCTCCGCCCCAACGCCGAGTCCAGTTCCGTCGCATTCTCAACCTCCGTTGCCCTCTTCTCAGAATGCCACAGGTGTCGACAGTCAGGCTCAAAGCCCTGCCGATAGCATGTCTAGTGCTACGGGCCTTCATCATCCTGCGTCCGGgcctccatcatcactcTTTGGATCACGGCTCGGCTTTCCTACCATTCTTGATGACCGACCACCTCCTCTAACCGCTCTACCGTCCTTCACCGAGTCCTTTATCACCAAGACCTTTGCCGACTCACCCTCAACTCCCTCTATCCCAGACGGCATTCCCCAACCCGTCTTTGCGGCAAAACACCTCATCCTCTTGCACCATGCTACAACCGCTATGCCACTTACCAACGACTTGACACACCCCATCGTCGAGATCGCCGTTCAATGGTCCAAAGATGCACCCTATGCCATTGACCAGCTGCTGGCCATCGCTGCTGATCATCTTGCTATACTACAACCCGAACATGCCGCCTCTCATCGACGAACGGCCAGAGAACTACAGACACGGGCGCTCACCCTTTTCAACAACCACTCGCAGGAAATGAGTCAGGAAAATGGCGACCTTGACAAATATTGTCTCCCTCGATTCCTTTTTGCTTCCTTACTCAGCCTCCACATGATCTATGAGACATACGCGTACTACCGCGCCAACTTCCACGTCTTTATCGAGAGGTTTGTCGAGTCTGTCCATCTTCACCGGGGCGTTCGCACTGTCATCTCCCCATGCTACAACATCATTCTTGAGTCTCCTCTAAGACCATTCCTCGTCAATATCCGCCTTGCTTCGGAATCAGATAACGGGGGTAGTGAATGTCTCTCACTACTTGAGCTCGTCCAGAACTCTGATCTGAGCGCAGCAACAGTCAACGCTATTTCAGGCGCTGTTCACACATTGCAATGGGCGTTCAACATTCACCGCAACCTGCCACAAGATGGGAGTGTGCACGCTTCCACCGCATTTCCTGTCCTCTTGACGGCAGAGTATATGGAGGCTGTGCGCAAGCACCGCCCTGAAGCCCTACTTGTGTTGGCATACTACGGCGTTCTCTTGCACCGTTGCCGCAATGCCTGGATCATAGGCGATGCCGGCTCTTTTCTAATACGCCTCATCGCCGATTACCTAGGGAACTTTTGGCAGGAGCCCATGCGCTGGCCCCTTGAAGAGTTGGAAAGGGACCAGGGGTGAGAGACGAGCGCCCGACGTGGTTATGTTTATCACCACCCGGTCATCCCACGAAGACGAACACCGAACTGCACGACATGTTCTTGGAGGTTCAGTTGGTGGTCAAGTTAGCAGCTGGCCATCTATACAAGCCGGCATAACTGAACGGCTGGCAGAGATCATAAGCCAGCACTGCCCGAGCCTTGCTGTCTCACCACACATTTCGTCACCTAAAGCAATGACGCCTCACGCTCCATATGGTAGATCAATGAGGCATAGGGGCAGATACAGGGGGGAGAATAAGGATTTCTTCTCGGATCTTGCCGAGGGTAAACGCACTGTCAGTGTCATGTCTTGGTCTAATCATGTACAATATCTCAAGGACCGCTACAAGCTGGCATCCTCCTTGATATCAATCTGGACAGACATTAACAGGATCGCAGCAAGGCACCTTGTCACTGGGCAACGGGAAGAATCTGGTTTATGTAGAAATATGTATTTGCCGGAGCGTCACAATCTGCTCCCTTTCCATACCTACGATATAGCCCTAGGTAGACAACTTCTACATGCTCCAGCCTGAAGCATCCACCTCGTCTCTCGACCGCATCATCTGAATCTGTATTTCGTttcttctttatttattcGTCAAAGTGAATGATCAACCGCACGCGGCACTCTCGTTCAACTAGtaaaacaacaacagcaacagctcTCACAACCAGgctcctttctttttttgtttACTCCCCTCAACCCTAAAAGGGGGGCTGGGTTTGAATAAGGACATGCACCCCCTGGATCGGGTGGGCGGCGACCACTCTATGAAATTTGGTATCATAACAGCAAGGAAATcgagcaaggaggagatgccgTCGCGCGCGAGAAGGCCGGAGCTGTCCGTCGGATCGCAGGGCGTGGATAGCCTCGATGACGCCGTTCAAAGACCATAAAACTCCCAACCATCCCCGGCTGACTCCGTCGGTTTCGTGTCGGAGGCGACTTGAGGCGCAAACTCGGTCCGCAGCTCCTCATCCAGTCAtagctcctcgtcgtccagcTCCGAGGGCTTCAGCAGACCGCCAACCTTCTGTCGTCGCTCCATGTCGGCCGCCTTGGCATCCcgctcctgctgctccttctcgacgatgaaCAGCTCTGCGTTATCGCCGGCAAACTccttgagggagatgaggaagtCACGGAGATTGAGACGGAACTTGTCGTACTGTGTGTTGAGTGTGAACAGTCCCTCAACAAAGGTTGTGATTTGGCTCCTGTGAAACAATCAGTATTTGGTCATGGGCGCTGGGAGGGACAACGTACGCTTGCAGATTACGGAAAGCATTTTGCAACAGGTTCGCCACAAAGTTGGCGACAAACTCTCGGTTGCCAGTTCCAGCCTGAGCCTGGTCGGGGCTATAGATGGGCCCCTGGATCTTGGGTTGAGTACCATCGGCAGGGTGGATGTAGTAGAAGAGCTTCATCAGCAGCATGGACTGCGTCTTGAAGCCGGCCTTGTGGTCGTTGTCGGTTACAACAAAGAATACATCTTGCAGAATGGTGATAAAGAATCGCTGGAAGAAGGCGTTGGCTGTCTGGACATCAGTCTTCTcggcgatgttgttgatcagctccagggccATGTTAAGACCAGCCGCCTCGACATCTCGGTTGTCATGCTTGAAAGCCCACGAGCACGAGTCGATAACAAACTTGAACTGGTtgttgtcgagcttgagcagaGCAGGGAAGCAGTGAAGGTTGATGGCTcggaggaggttgaagaacTCGACTCGGTGCTCGGGGAACTCTGAAAAGTCCTTGTTGATCATCTCCAGAGTGCACTCGAAAACATTCTGCATGATAGTGGGGACTTGGTCCTCCATCAAAGCAGAAagcttggtgatgatagTGGAACAGGCCTTGAGAACCTCGGCATCTCGGGCACCAGGCACGTTGCGGTTGTAGTCGACGAGCACAGAGTCAAGCAGAGGAGGGACCATCTGAGCACGAACAGCCTGGAGATCCTCCGCCTTGTCGACATACACCTCGATGAGTTTGAGAAtttccttcttgatggtCCGGAGACCTCGGACCCTGGGCATCTTTGTCGCGAGCTCACCATCGCGAGCAACGGCCTCAGAGATGAGCGTGCTTGTGGCATTGTACATCTGAAGCATGTCGTGGTAGATGCGACCGATCTGGGGATAGAAGTAGGATCCCACTGATGAGCAGGCTGAGACATTCGTCTTCATGATGTTGCCGATGACCTTGATCGTCTCGGCGTCCTGAAGAATGGACGGGTTCATGGTCGCCTGCTTGATAATCTCATCCCAAGCCGCATTGGG is a window from the Fusarium keratoplasticum isolate Fu6.1 chromosome 5, whole genome shotgun sequence genome containing:
- a CDS encoding Zn(2)-C6 fungal-type domain-containing protein, coding for MPPRSAAEAKGSGSGSGAATAKLRRAHRKSRNGCWECKRRHIKCDESRPACSNCVVSERSCSFPPSTAATAATPAAPQTPASAPTPSPVPSHSQPPLPSSQNATGVDSQAQSPADSMSSATGLHHPASGPPSSLFGSRLGFPTILDDRPPPLTALPSFTESFITKTFADSPSTPSIPDGIPQPVFAAKHLILLHHATTAMPLTNDLTHPIVEIAVQWSKDAPYAIDQLLAIAADHLAILQPEHAASHRRTARELQTRALTLFNNHSQEMSQENGDLDKYCLPRFLFASLLSLHMIYETYAYYRANFHVFIERFVESVHLHRGVRTVISPCYNIILESPLRPFLVNIRLASESDNGGSECLSLLELVQNSDLSAATVNAISGAVHTLQWAFNIHRNLPQDGSVHASTAFPVLLTAEYMEAVRKHRPEALLVLAYYGVLLHRCRNAWIIGDAGSFLIRLIADYLGNFWQEPMRWPLEELERDQG